Proteins co-encoded in one Lasioglossum baleicum chromosome 14, iyLasBale1, whole genome shotgun sequence genomic window:
- the LOC143215568 gene encoding uncharacterized protein LOC143215568, producing MNAIIALVVLAGICAAAPQYYFTSGVYPHPTNLLTSAIEDTLPNELRNDFYKNPRIAARLAQESWFLNKEMQVIDRESDKIPRDKIYNVLHNAGFLRK from the exons ATGAACGCGATCATAGCGCTCGTCGTTCTCGCGGGAATCTGCGCGGCCGCTCCTCAGTATTATTTCACTTCTGGGGTGTACCCGCACCCTACCAATCTGTTGACTTCGGCGATAGAGGACACGCTGCCGAATGAACTGCGAAACGATTTCTACAAGAATCCGAGAATCGCGGCGCGGCTCGCTCAAGAATCCTGGTTCCTCAACAAAGAGATGCAG GTGATCGATCGCGAGTCGGATAAAATTCCACGCGACAAGATCTACAACGTCCTACACAATGCCGGTTTCCTGCGAAAATGA